The sequence below is a genomic window from Thermorudis peleae.
GAAAATGCCACAGAAAATTGTCTCGTTTTTCCTGACTTGTATCTTCATATCCGAATACGATAAAATGATTATGTGCCAACGAGCTGCGGCTCGTAGCACTGCAAGTAATAAGACGTGTGGGCATGCCTGAGTCTGTTCCATCTCGCTACGCAGAATGCGAAGGGAAGAGGTTCCCGTGGTGGAGGCTGATCACTCGCTCAATCAGTTGCATTATTCACGTGTTCCCATCTTCCCGATAACGCAAGTCACTGGCCTGAGCCAGCAACTCATCAAGCTTGCATTAGCCCTGGACGCAGCGTGAATGTGCCACGTCATGACCAGTAAGGAGAGCGCCATGCAAGCGCGTTTGCCAGAACGTCAGAAAGCAAAGACCGATAAAAGAATGCTTCGTGTGAAGTGGCATTGGGTGGGCACAGGGCTCGAGGGGTTCGCTGCGATCAGCGGACTGGCGCTGAGCGCCATCGCCTGCTGTACATGGGCGCTTATCCAGTGGCTCGCCCTTGTCCTTTCTGCAGTTGGGGGAGCAGCAGCGTTTACCGTGCTTGCTCGGGCTGAAGCGTTGCTGCTTGTCATCGCCGCTGGAGCGCTTGGCGTTGCCGCCCGGTTCACTCGTGATCCCCTTAGTCGGACTCTCGACCTCGCGCTGGCTAGCCTGATGCTCCTCCTTGCTGCCCTGCGTGAGATGTGGTCGATTTCCCCGTTCCTACTTTGGGCTCTTGGCCCCTTGAACTGGCTCTTCGTCCACCGTCAGCAAGTCTTGCTTGTGGCCATTCTCGCTAACCTCGCCATTCGTATTGGAAGCTGGGCATGGCGCCATAACCAGGGTGCTTCGTCGGGATGCTGTAGCGTGCAGCCGACGAGCGTCTCGCGGGGCGTCGCTGACGTTGCATGGGAGGAACACGATGGCGTTATCGTCTGAGTATGAAGTTGTCCTTGTAGTCGATGGTATGACGTGCGCGGCCTGTGAGCGGCGCGTTGAACAGGCCCTCACACAAGCTGGAGCGCGCAACCCCAGCGCCAATTGGCGCAGCCGCACTGTGACATTTCGTATGCCGGCCGATGCCGACCTTGAGCGCTTCCGTCGCGCCGTGGCAGCGGCTGGCGGTTCACGCCACCACTATGTTCCTGGAGAGGCGCGGATGCAGCCACTGCCAGGCGCAGGCGGGACTGCACCGGTGAGCGAGCCTGCTGATGTCGATTTCGTGATCCTCGGCAGCGGGTCGGCAGCCTTCGCCGCGGCGATCGAAGCGCGGCAGCTTGGCGCCAGCGTTGTGATGATTGAGCGAGGCACCATTGGTGGGACATGCGTCAATATTGGCTGTGTGCCAAGCAAGTTCTTGCTTCGTGCAGCTGAAGTTGCCCACGAGGCGCGCACGAGCCCGTATCAAGCGGTGGTGAGCCGGCTTGAGGGCATCGATCTGGCGGCGCATGTCGCGCAAAAGCGCGCGCTGATTGCCGAGTTACGCCGGGAGAAGTATGAAGACCTGATCGCATTCTATGGCTGGGAACTGATCCGTGGAGAGGGACGCTTTGTTGATGGCCAAACTGTCGAAGTCAACGGGCGCCGCATCCGTGCCCGCGCTATCCTCATCGCAACTGGAGCACAGCCAGCTGTTCCTCCTATTCCCGGCTTGAGAGATGTCCCGTTTCTCACCAGTACAACCGCGCTCGATCTTGACCATATTCCTGCTTCACTCGCGATACTCGGTGCTGGCTACGTTGCCCTCGAGTTGGGGCAAGCGTTCCAGCGACTTGGTAGCGCGGTTACCTTGATCCAGCGCCGTCCACGCCTCTTGCCAGAGGCTGAGCCAGAGTTAGCGAGCGCGCTGCAGCAGGCGCTCGAAGCTGAGGGCATGCGCTTTGCCCTTGGCTCCCACGTGCTTCAGATCGAGCGGGTCGGTGCTGGCGTGCGTCTGACACTCAACCAGTCTGGGCACACGGAGACGATTGAGGCAGACGCCTTGCTTGTCGCAACCGGTCGCCAGCCTAATACTGACCAGCTCAACCTGAGGGCTGCTGGCGTTGCCGTCGACGATCGAGGTGCGCCAGCACATGATGCAACCCTGCGGACGACCAATCCGCGGGTCTACGTCGCTGGCGACGTCACACTCGGCCCTCAATTTGTCTATGTGGCTGCCTATGAGGGGCGACTCGCCGCTCGCAACGCATTGTTAGGCGAAGCGCGGCCTGCTGACCTGTCAGCTGTGCCTGCGGTCATCTTTACTTCACCGCAAGTTGTATCTGTCGGGCAGACGCGCGCGCAGGCTGAGACAGCAGGCTACTCTGTCGTGAGTGGTTTTGCTCCAGCAGCAGTCATTGCGCGCGAGCGGGTCAATCTGCAGCCGTATGGAGGCGTTCTGGTTGTCGCTGACGCTGACTCTGAGCAGATACTCGGCGTCCATGCTGTGGCCACTGCTGCTGGCGAGCTGATCGAAGCTGCGACGTTGGCCGTTGTTCACCGGCTAACGCTCGACGATCTCCGTAACCACTTGTCACCATACCTGACCAGTAGCGAGGGATTGCGCCTAGCTGCTCTCGCGGTCACCCAAGACGTAGCCCGACTCTCTTGCTGTGCGTAGTAGAGATGATGCGAAAGGAGGAACGCATGGAAGAAGCACATGAGATGCCGGAGGCAGAGGTAATGACACCGGAGCAACCCGCTGAACTCGGACTGCACCCGCGGGCGGGCCGCCGCGTTGGGCAGGTGAGGCGCAGCGGGAGTGCACGAGCGCTCCCAGATTCTCGTCACACGGCTACGCCAGAACTTGTTGCCAGGTTGCTTCATGGACTGAGTGACCCAACACGCGTGCGGATCCTTGAGCTTCTGATCCGCGAAGGCGAGCTCCATGTCAGCGCACTTGTCGAACGCCTTGGTCAACCCCAAGGCCGAATCTCAGCCCATCTCGGGTGCTTGCGCACCTGTGGGTGGGTCACGGTACGACGGGAAGGCAAATTTGCGTACTACCGGGTCGTTGACGAACGCGTGCCGTTACTACTGGCACTGGCTAAAGACCTCGCAGCCGATCACGCTGCTGGCGTGCTGGGTTGTCCATTAGCGTAAGTTGCGCGCACGGAGGGAGTGACGGGATGGAAGGACAACCTCGAGTGAGTTGGAAAACCCTTGGCATCGTCGTTCTCGCTGTGCTCGCC
It includes:
- the merA gene encoding mercury(II) reductase, which gives rise to MALSSEYEVVLVVDGMTCAACERRVEQALTQAGARNPSANWRSRTVTFRMPADADLERFRRAVAAAGGSRHHYVPGEARMQPLPGAGGTAPVSEPADVDFVILGSGSAAFAAAIEARQLGASVVMIERGTIGGTCVNIGCVPSKFLLRAAEVAHEARTSPYQAVVSRLEGIDLAAHVAQKRALIAELRREKYEDLIAFYGWELIRGEGRFVDGQTVEVNGRRIRARAILIATGAQPAVPPIPGLRDVPFLTSTTALDLDHIPASLAILGAGYVALELGQAFQRLGSAVTLIQRRPRLLPEAEPELASALQQALEAEGMRFALGSHVLQIERVGAGVRLTLNQSGHTETIEADALLVATGRQPNTDQLNLRAAGVAVDDRGAPAHDATLRTTNPRVYVAGDVTLGPQFVYVAAYEGRLAARNALLGEARPADLSAVPAVIFTSPQVVSVGQTRAQAETAGYSVVSGFAPAAVIARERVNLQPYGGVLVVADADSEQILGVHAVATAAGELIEAATLAVVHRLTLDDLRNHLSPYLTSSEGLRLAALAVTQDVARLSCCA
- a CDS encoding ArsR/SmtB family transcription factor, which produces MEEAHEMPEAEVMTPEQPAELGLHPRAGRRVGQVRRSGSARALPDSRHTATPELVARLLHGLSDPTRVRILELLIREGELHVSALVERLGQPQGRISAHLGCLRTCGWVTVRREGKFAYYRVVDERVPLLLALAKDLAADHAAGVLGCPLA